In Dyadobacter sp. NIV53, a single window of DNA contains:
- a CDS encoding deoxyribodipyrimidine photo-lyase — protein sequence MNLKSKEKVAIFWFRRDLRLHDNAGLYHALKSGYKVLPLFIFDRNILDHLENKQDARIVFIYNAVLEIQKELKKAGSDILVHFGFPAKIWKKLLTEYDIAEVYANNDYEAYAIDRDKEIGDLLAEKKITFKLFKDQVIFEKQEILSGQNTPYTVFTPYSRAWKAKCNEFFLSSYPTEKYYSSFLQESTAPIPTLKEMGFENTAANFPSAHVRTELLEKYEEQRNYPALPGTSRLGIHLRFGTVSIRDLARKAFETSDTWLNELIWRDFYQQILSNFPHVGRGKAFRPDYDNIKWRNNEKEFQLWCEGKTGYPLVDAGMHELNATGFMHNRVRMVTASFLIKHLLIDWRWGEAYFAEKLLDYDLASNNGGWQWAAGSGTDAAPYFRIFNPTAQAEKFDKKGEYIKKWVPELNSMNYPEPIVDHKMARERCLKVYKEALNKG from the coding sequence ATGAATTTAAAATCGAAAGAGAAAGTTGCCATATTCTGGTTTAGAAGGGATTTACGATTACACGATAATGCGGGGCTTTACCATGCCTTAAAGTCGGGTTATAAGGTTCTTCCGCTTTTTATTTTTGACCGTAACATTCTGGATCATCTTGAAAATAAACAGGATGCACGCATTGTTTTCATTTATAATGCTGTACTCGAAATTCAAAAGGAATTAAAAAAAGCTGGTTCTGATATTCTGGTGCATTTCGGTTTCCCGGCAAAAATCTGGAAAAAACTGCTTACTGAATATGACATTGCTGAAGTATATGCCAATAACGATTACGAAGCCTACGCGATCGACCGTGATAAGGAAATAGGAGATTTACTGGCAGAGAAAAAAATAACTTTTAAACTTTTTAAAGACCAGGTTATTTTCGAAAAACAGGAAATATTATCAGGACAAAATACACCCTACACCGTCTTTACACCATACAGCCGCGCCTGGAAAGCCAAGTGTAATGAATTTTTTCTTTCGTCCTATCCGACTGAAAAGTATTACTCCTCTTTTTTACAAGAAAGTACAGCGCCCATTCCAACGCTGAAAGAAATGGGATTTGAAAATACAGCTGCAAACTTCCCCTCTGCCCATGTGCGGACAGAACTGTTGGAAAAATACGAGGAGCAAAGGAATTATCCGGCTTTGCCAGGAACATCCCGCCTGGGTATTCATCTCAGGTTTGGTACGGTCAGTATCCGCGATTTGGCCAGAAAGGCATTTGAAACAAGTGATACGTGGCTGAATGAGTTGATATGGAGGGATTTCTATCAGCAGATCTTATCGAATTTTCCCCATGTTGGCAGAGGCAAGGCATTTAGGCCGGATTATGACAATATCAAATGGCGTAACAATGAAAAAGAATTTCAGCTTTGGTGTGAAGGAAAAACGGGTTATCCGCTTGTAGATGCCGGAATGCATGAGCTCAACGCAACAGGCTTTATGCACAACAGGGTACGAATGGTTACTGCAAGCTTTTTGATCAAACATTTACTCATTGACTGGCGCTGGGGAGAAGCTTATTTTGCTGAGAAATTACTGGATTACGACCTCGCATCCAATAATGGCGGCTGGCAATGGGCAGCAGGTTCTGGTACTGATGCTGCTCCTTATTTCAGGATATTTAACCCGACTGCACAAGCAGAAAAGTTTGACAAAAAAGGGGAATATATCAAAAAATGGGTTCCGGAACTCAATAGTATGAATTATCCGGAGCCCATCGTTGACCACAAAATGGCAAGAGAACGCTGTTTGAAAGTATATAAAGAAGCTTTAAATAAGGGTTAA
- a CDS encoding class I SAM-dependent methyltransferase yields the protein MRTNNIKRKGHSEDFFGTYRNFWWNEAFLNLLNKRLELKLHHNMLDVGCGQCHWSKILADYLGRPAKIYAVDNDRKWSKGEKEIRSYFQEKNIDFELKKGDAHDLPYEDSSFDLVTCQTLLIHVEHPKKVISEMKRVLKPGGTILCVEPNNLVQSLTQSSVSTNDPIDEVLDHVKYALIFERGKKKLGLGDNSLGDLVPGFLSQAGFENVEVRLSDKAIAMYPPYNTDEQLATMKQWQNGNTWSNEEFSDYDYFRAMGKDNLEFYERYKVKYAHLGERILRNIDANKYHSAGGAMMYIISATKPL from the coding sequence ATGAGAACAAATAATATTAAGCGTAAAGGCCATTCCGAAGATTTTTTCGGAACATACCGTAATTTCTGGTGGAATGAAGCTTTCCTGAACCTGCTCAACAAGAGGCTGGAGTTAAAATTACATCACAACATGCTGGACGTTGGCTGCGGGCAATGTCACTGGAGCAAAATCCTGGCAGATTACCTCGGCCGCCCTGCCAAAATATATGCAGTGGACAATGACCGCAAATGGTCAAAAGGGGAAAAAGAGATCCGCAGCTATTTTCAGGAAAAAAATATTGATTTTGAATTAAAAAAAGGAGATGCACATGACCTTCCTTATGAAGATTCGAGTTTCGATCTGGTGACTTGCCAGACATTGCTGATCCATGTTGAACATCCTAAAAAAGTGATCAGTGAAATGAAACGGGTATTGAAGCCCGGTGGCACAATTCTTTGTGTTGAACCCAATAATCTGGTACAAAGTCTTACGCAAAGTTCGGTTTCTACCAATGATCCGATTGACGAAGTACTCGATCACGTAAAATATGCATTGATCTTTGAACGCGGAAAGAAAAAGCTGGGATTGGGTGATAATTCACTGGGTGATCTGGTTCCGGGATTTTTGTCCCAGGCCGGGTTTGAAAATGTGGAAGTCAGGCTTTCGGATAAAGCCATTGCCATGTATCCGCCATACAACACGGACGAACAGCTCGCCACCATGAAACAATGGCAGAACGGAAATACATGGAGTAATGAAGAATTCAGTGATTACGACTATTTCAGGGCAATGGGAAAAGATAACCTGGAATTTTACGAACGTTATAAGGTTAAATATGCGCATTTGGGCGAACGTATCCTGCGTAATATAGATGCCAACAAATATCATTCTGCGGGCGGTGCAATGATGTATATTATTTCTGCGACCAAGCCGCTATAA